The following coding sequences are from one Arachis hypogaea cultivar Tifrunner chromosome 7, arahy.Tifrunner.gnm2.J5K5, whole genome shotgun sequence window:
- the LOC112702475 gene encoding probable methyltransferase PMT11, with protein MKPSINADSFKTPFIIKTVAFFALAITFFYFGKQWSNPNGYNHIIFFSTTTTATTPQVAISPNFNVSFNASTLIDQNPPKKLEPSIPLPSPPALPPPPPADPFRKFGIVNADGTMSEEFEVGELDPSMAEDWENNTRVEGSASASAKRLGIKNFGMCPRSMSEYIPCLDNVDALKKLVSTEKGEKFERHCPEEGKGLNCLVPPPKGYRAPIPWPRSRDEVWYNNVPHTRLVEDKGGQNWIYREKDKFKFPGGGTQFIHGADQYLDHISQMIPEITFGQHIRVALDVGCGVASFGAYLMSRNVLTMSIAPKDVHENQIQFALERGVPAMAAAFATRRLLYPSQAFDLIHCSRCRINWTRDDGILLLEVNRMLRAGGYFVWAAQPVYKHEEALEGQWEEMLNLTSRLCWKFLKKDGYVAIWQKPFDNSCYMSREGVSPPLCDLTDNPDNIWYVDLKACISRLPENGYGANITNWPARLHTSPDRLQSINIDAFISRKELFRAESKYWNEIISGYVRALHWKKMKLRNIMDMRAGFGGFAAALIDQTVDCWVMNVVPVSGPNTLPVIYDRGLIGVMHDWCEPFDTYPRTYDLLHAASLLSVEKKRCNVSTIMLEMDRILRPGGRVYIRDSLSIMDELVEIGNAIGWHVSVRDTAEGPHASYRILVGDKRLPRS; from the exons ATGAAACCTTCCATCAATGCCGATTCTTTCAAAACCCCCTTCATAATCAAGACCGTCGCATTCTTCGCTCTCGCAATTACCTTCTTTTACTTTGGCAAGCAATGGTCCAATCCCAATGGCTACAATCACATCATCTTCttctccaccaccaccactgcCACCACACCGCAAGTTGCCATATCCCCCAATTTCAACGTCTCCTTCAATGCCTCAACCCTAATTGATCAAAATCCCCCAAAAAAATTAGAACCGTCGATTCCGCTACCTTCGCCGCCGGCATTGCCGCCGCCGCCGCCTGCTGATCCGTTTAGGAAATTCGGGATCGTGAACGCAGATGGCACGATGTCGGAGGAATTCGAGGTTGGGGAGCTCGACCCTTCAATGGCGGAGGATTGGGAGAACAATACAAGAGTTGAAGGTTCTGCTTCTGCGTCTGCTAAGAGATTGGGGATTAAAAATTTTGGGATGTGCCCTCGAAGCATGAGCGAATATATACCTTGTTTGGATAATGTGGATGCGCTCAAGAAGCTAGTTTCTACAGAGAAAGGAGAGAAGTTTGAGAGACACTGTCCCGAAGAAGGGAAAGGGTTAAATTGTTTGGTTCCGCCGCCGAAAGGGTACCGTGCCCCTATCCCATGGCCTAGAAGCAGGGATGAG GTGTGGTACAATAACGTTCCTCACACTCGATTAGTCGAAGATAAGGGAGGTCAAAACTGGATTTACAGAGAAAAAGATAAGTTTAAATTTCCTGGGGGTGGTACTCAGTTTATACATGGAGCAGATCAATACTTGGATCATATATCTCAG ATGATTCCTGAAATTACATTTGGTCAGCATATAAGAGTTGCTCTTGATGTTGGCTGTGGAGTGGCTAGTTTTGGTGCGTACTTGATGTCCCGAAATGTTCTGACCATGTCGATTGCTCCCAAAGATGTCCATGAGAATCAGATCCAGTTTGCTCTTGAGCGTGGTGTACCGGCAATGGCAGCTGCATTTGCGACGAGACGTTTGTTATATCCAAGTCAAGCTTTTGACTTGATACATTGTTCACGCTGTAGAATTAATTGGACTCGAGATG ATGGTATCTTGCTGCTTGAAGTTAATAGGATGCTAAGGGCAGGAGGGTACTTTGTCTGGGCTGCCCAACCAGTTTATAAGCATGAGGAAGCTTTAGAAGGACAATGGGAAG AGATGCTTAATCTTACTTCTCGTCTATGCTGGAAGTTTTTGAAGAAAGATGGCTATGTTGCAATATGGCAGAAACCTTTCGACAATAGCTGCTATATGAGCCGAGAAGGAGTTAGCCCTCCACTATGTGACCTAACTGACAATCCAGACAATATTTG GTATGTTGATCTTAAAGCATGCATATCTCGATTGCCCGAGAATGGATATGGAGCAAATATTACTAATTGGCCCGCACGTTTGCACACCTCGCCTGATAGGCTTCAGAGCATAAACATCGATGCTTTCATATCCAGGAAAGAGCTGTTTAGGGCAGAATCAAAATACTGGAACGAGATAATATCAGGCTATGTAAGGGCTTTACATTGGAAGAAGATGAAATTAAGAAATATTATGGACATGAGAGCTGGTTTTGGAGG ATTTGCAGCTGCATTGATTGATCAGACTGTTGATTGCTGGGTTATGAACGTTGTTCCTGTTTCCGGCCCAAACACCTTACCTGTTATATATGACCGTGGGCTGATTGGAGTTATGCACGATTG GTGCGAACCGTTTGACACCTACCCACGAACTTATGATTTACTGCATGCTGCAAGCTTGCTTTCTGTTGAGAAGAAAAG ATGCAATGTCTCAACTATTATGCTGGAGATGGACCGGATACTAAGACCTGGTGGACGGGTATACATCCGTGATTCTCTTTCCATCATGGATGAGCTTGTAGAGATCGGCAATGCTATCGGTTGGCATGTGTCAGTACGCGACACAGCCGAGGGTCCTCACGCAAGTTATAGAATCTTGGTAGGTGATAAGCGCCTGCCACGCAGTTGA